From the genome of Candidatus Electrothrix communis, one region includes:
- a CDS encoding adenylate/guanylate cyclase domain-containing protein: MIRQSTALVIMAFAAGMLALLLGHIPFVATLEHITMDWRMRSRKADPTYGQNIVLIIIDEAALQGYPCRSPVPREMLAKMIRFLSSANTRLIGLDVFLKDPGWEETDADLVNAMREHGGVVIGSIFRKDLKFSLDLPHPKFLEAALAIGLVEIPVDPVDGVVREYKSFFDIADQSLPTLATSLYLIEHGSEVGEHKFSVKKGWEGAWPPEILLDAAGRFYINYQAPPSSYQAQLSTKGSDSNPLKVFPASAVLTGFLPAEWFQESIVLIGAGFTESKDAYPTPYYSPTFDYVLTPGVEIHANALATLLSEKSLIFPALTTHSLLLFLASLIVIFAVFHLRALIALAVLLGVGTGYTFMSYRNFIEHDIAFTLVPFWLGLGIAYIEGIGYKAATEGRQKRWIKQAFARYVSSDVVNLLVRDPNRLHLGGETRELSILFSDLANFTGIAEGLSPEELVALLNRYFDGATEIILKHGGTLDKYIGDSIMAFWNAPLFQEDHALQAAQAALEIQAFSEQFNNTLTAKGNSTITTRIGLNTGKAVVGNIGAHKHFNYTAMGDAVNLASRLEGANKVYGTTIMISEFMYERIRQAVHARELDLLRVKGKEKTVRVYELQGVNEQQPSESIERMVRHYQQGLIAYREKNWQTAMACFERAVQHVPMDRPSLLYLERCKQMQAFPPEENWDGVYIMRTK; this comes from the coding sequence GTGATTCGGCAATCGACCGCATTGGTGATTATGGCCTTTGCCGCAGGAATGCTTGCGCTATTATTAGGGCACATCCCTTTTGTTGCGACATTAGAACACATCACAATGGATTGGCGCATGAGGTCGCGCAAGGCAGACCCGACCTATGGGCAGAATATCGTGCTTATCATCATTGATGAGGCGGCACTGCAAGGATATCCCTGCCGTTCGCCTGTTCCGCGCGAGATGCTTGCCAAAATGATTCGTTTTCTCTCTTCAGCAAACACCAGACTGATCGGGCTTGATGTGTTCTTGAAAGATCCGGGTTGGGAGGAAACTGACGCTGATCTGGTGAATGCCATGAGGGAACACGGAGGCGTGGTCATCGGCTCTATCTTTCGCAAGGACTTGAAATTTTCCCTCGACCTCCCTCATCCCAAATTCCTTGAGGCCGCCTTGGCCATAGGTCTTGTTGAAATACCCGTTGACCCTGTCGACGGGGTCGTCAGGGAGTATAAATCATTTTTTGACATTGCGGACCAGTCGCTCCCGACCTTGGCAACGAGCCTCTACCTTATTGAACACGGGTCCGAGGTTGGGGAACATAAATTTTCTGTCAAAAAGGGATGGGAAGGGGCTTGGCCCCCGGAAATTCTTCTTGATGCTGCCGGGCGTTTTTATATCAACTATCAGGCACCGCCATCAAGCTATCAAGCGCAGCTGTCGACCAAGGGGAGTGATTCGAATCCCCTTAAGGTGTTTCCGGCATCTGCCGTGTTAACGGGATTCTTACCCGCCGAATGGTTTCAAGAGAGCATCGTTCTCATCGGGGCCGGGTTTACGGAGAGCAAGGATGCCTATCCGACTCCCTATTACAGCCCGACGTTTGACTATGTATTGACACCCGGGGTTGAGATCCATGCCAATGCCCTTGCTACCCTGCTCTCCGAAAAAAGCTTGATATTCCCTGCGCTCACCACTCATTCTCTGCTCTTATTCCTTGCCTCCCTTATTGTGATCTTCGCTGTATTCCACCTTCGCGCCCTGATTGCCTTGGCTGTCCTGCTTGGCGTTGGTACGGGCTATACCTTTATGAGTTACCGGAATTTTATAGAACACGATATCGCCTTTACGCTTGTGCCCTTCTGGCTGGGCCTTGGCATCGCCTACATTGAAGGCATAGGATACAAGGCCGCGACCGAGGGTAGGCAAAAACGCTGGATCAAACAGGCTTTTGCAAGGTATGTCTCTTCTGATGTCGTGAATCTCCTCGTCCGAGACCCGAACAGACTCCATCTGGGTGGTGAAACACGTGAACTCAGTATCTTATTCTCTGACCTGGCGAATTTTACAGGTATTGCCGAAGGGTTGTCGCCAGAGGAACTCGTTGCCCTGCTCAATCGTTATTTTGACGGTGCTACCGAAATTATTCTCAAGCATGGCGGCACGCTTGATAAATATATCGGTGATTCGATCATGGCGTTTTGGAATGCCCCCCTTTTCCAGGAAGATCATGCCCTGCAGGCCGCACAGGCAGCTCTTGAAATACAGGCGTTTTCCGAACAGTTCAATAATACATTGACGGCTAAGGGAAATTCAACAATTACAACTCGTATTGGACTGAATACCGGCAAAGCGGTCGTTGGCAATATCGGAGCACACAAGCACTTTAATTATACCGCGATGGGTGATGCTGTTAATTTGGCGTCACGCCTGGAAGGGGCAAATAAAGTGTACGGAACGACAATTATGATCAGTGAATTCATGTACGAACGAATCAGGCAAGCGGTTCACGCCAGAGAGCTCGATCTTCTTCGGGTTAAGGGGAAAGAAAAAACGGTCAGGGTCTATGAATTGCAGGGAGTCAATGAGCAGCAACCCTCTGAATCCATTGAACGGATGGTACGCCATTATCAACAAGGACTTATTGCCTACCGGGAAAAAAACTGGCAAACGGCAATGGCCTGTTTTGAGCGTGCTGTACAACATGTTCCCATGGATCGACCGTCCCTTCTCTATCTTGAACGCTGCAAACAGATGCAGGCGTTTCCGCCGGAGGAGAATTGGGACGGCGTCTATATCATGCGGACAAAATGA